CACAGGTGGAGGTGGCATATTAAATATCAGGGGCTATTATTTATGATGGGATGTTGTTATGAAGTACGGCAGGCTGTTAAAAGTCATAGAATGAAAGTAATCCATTCAGTAATTCACTGAGAGAGCACTGAGCAACATTGTTCCTGCAGGATTGGTTTTCGTCCTCTGATGATTATTGACTTCTGAATGTCCTCAGCATAATTTGCAGTTATTGATCGTTCAAGTAGCAATTTATGAAAAAAACTACATGCTTTTATCAAATGCTTTAATTTGTGAGGAATGTCACTGGTTGCAGTGATCATTGCATGTGTTTTGCATTCTGCAGGCTGAGTGTGAGGCGGCGAGGAAATCCATTGTGCAACCTCCTTCTCCACGTATGATTTGCGCCCTACCAAGTAAGCATCTGACCTTCTTCAGAAATATGCTCAGACTAAATCCAATCACAGTGTGTGTAACTCACCTAGTTAAGAGTTCATTAGATTTAGGAATCCTGTGTTGTACCAGTGGGCTCGAGTGGAATAGGATTAGGGATAGATAGGGTTCAGCTTCCCCAGGCCAGGTTTAGCAAACACACTGACATTAGATGTTGGTAAAACGGGTCTCGGCTTCCAAATTCGGGGCGGTTAGAAGCAGGCCGGACAGGGCCGGGCAGGGTCGCGCAGGGCAGAGCAGGGCAGGTTCTAGTAGTACGGCTCTTGGTGGAGTCGGATCAGGCGGGATCAACTCTGGGATTATTTTTTGTCACTAAGTGTTAAGAATAAGaatgatacactgtatgtccaaatgtttgtggacactcccaATGAATGCatctattttaagttgcacccactgctgacactggtgtacaaatgcatatacacagcttgtctagtccctgtaaagatgtattgccaatagaataggactctctggagaagattaacatgaacctatgggcatcATGcataatgtcaggtgtgggttagaggggtataatgccccccagcactgagctgtggagcagtggaacttttgggatgacttggggaggaggtagggtggtgatcatccaatgtcCAGACTTCACTTACACTctaaatgcaatgaaatcctcatagcaatgttccaaaatgtagtagaaagccttccctggtaAACACAACAATAGCCAGATGGACTCTTTTTATTGgctacccttgatttcagaatggGTGAATCAATACATATAATTTGGTACATAAAGTGTATGTTAGAATAAACAAACATAATGATGCATTAGGTTTCATGatgatttatttttctattagCCAACGACAGATATTTGGAACATCGGCTTCAGCAAGCTCAGGAGCTGCAGAAATTACTCAGGGCCAACTTCACAGAGCAAATGCTCATCACAAAGCATGAGTTAGAGAGCGCGCAGAAAGACAGGATCAGGTATCAGCTGGAAGGGATTGAAATACGGCGGGAGAAAAGCTTCCTTGAGGAGCGGCTCGAAATGTACGAGAAGAAGTGTAAGGAGGATTTCATCAAGTCCTTACAAGGGATCCCTGATGTCACCAAGGAATTTCTCAAAAGGGTTGACGATCTGTTCTCAAAGCACATCTCCTTCCAGCTTACGTGTGATAAACAGAGTATTCAACTGGAGAACATCCGTGCAAACTGCAGCAGCCTTTCAACAGAGGTGGAGAACAAGCTTCAGGCATACCTGGACAGAGTGGGGAGCCAGATCACCGCCACTGTCGGTGCAAATGCCAAATGTATGACAGAGAACAAGCGTCTGAGTGAGGACGCTACCTGGTGCATACGCAATCGCACTGGGATCATGGAGGAGAACAAGAAGGTTCTCAAGAAGACCCAGCAAAATAATGACAAAGAGCTAGAACGGCTCCTGCTGGACATCAGCAAACTAAACGCTAATAGGATTCTCCTGGAGAATGCACTCTCTGTGAAGGGCATTGAAATTAAAATGCTTACAGACAAAGTCAACGACCTCAATGCTTCATTGGCTGTTTGTAAGGTAGGGGTTTGACCAATTACTAGAAACATCTACATTCATTCTCCTACTGTTGCCATCTTTAGTCTTTaattatatcattttttttagGTTGGACCATTCTCTGGTGCAGCATCCAACCCATTCTATGGCTCATCATTTGGGACAGGCATGAGTTCAAACACTGGGTCGGGAACGTCTATGTTTGGCAGAACAACTGGGAGCTCAGGGGGATCGAGCACAGGATTTGGCTTCCCCAGACCAGGTCCAGCCAATACACTGACATCAGGTGCTGGTGGAACAGGCCACGGTTCAACAGGCCTGAGTCAACCAAATTCAGGCTGGCCAGCCATCGGCTCCACAGGGACAGCAGGAATGTCTGGACTGGGTAGTACAGGAACTGGCATAGGAGGGCTGGGCAGGGCAGGTTCTAGTAGTACAGCTTTCGGTGGAGTCGGATCAAGCGGAAGCAGCATAGGGAGAACAAGTTTGGGCAGTACAGGGCAAGTGGGAGCAGGGTTTGGGAGTGCAGGGTCCAGTGGAACAACCTTGAGCAGACAAGGGACAGGAGGCACAGGGTTAGGTACTTTTGGATCTAACTCAGTTGGAGCATCCCCATATGGAGCAGGAAGGACATCAAGTGGAAGTGACCTGTCAGGTAAGGCCGAATGGATTCAGTGTTGCTGTGAGGCTTGGAATGCAAGTATGATTGTACCTCTACTgatctttcccttttttctccacAGCACAAATTAATCAGCACTTGAAAGAGCTTCATCAGTTCGCAAAAACAGAGTGAAGGAAGGAGCAAACGTGGCCAAACATGGAATATATGTATTGTAATTGTGTAAATAATAAGTTGAAACCTGCACATTGTATTGCATTATCTacatgttaaaaaaagaaacatggtGTTTCACTTGGACTTGGTAAACAGAGTCTAGCACTTTAAGGTAATTAGGTAATATAAGCTTGAAGCTAAGTCAGTTACATGACAATATAATGATCTTGCATATGCATTATGTAAGGCCCATGTATTTCTTCATTTATGCAGTCAtttgcaaaggtttgggcaccccaggtcaaatgacacatttgattgtttttgtaacAAGTACATTAGGTAGCACATCCTGCACAATTTGATGTATAATTACagtttatttgcatattggaaAAGTTATAGCAGGTTGTCAAATAACATATTATGAAAAATTATGGGATATTCAAAAGTTAAGTTTTATTTTTCCAAGTGAAATAAATAGATACTGTGTTCTACAATTTGCAGAAAATGCCATTTTTAAAGACCTTTGTTCTGTAGAGGATTATTTTTTGAAAAGCAATATCAAATTAAAGCAATGTCTCATTTAACCACTGTTTAAGGTTTTGTATATGACTGTAATTGTAACTGTACTAACATAcgtacaataataaaaagaacctAAGGAACCAACACTCTTTCTCAGTGAAATTACTAGTTCCTTGGGCAAGGAGCCCAGTATTGTGTACGGGCAAACCTGGCATGAGCCCTAAGCTTACGCACGTCAGCGGAATGTTGCCGTAAACAGCGTGTACTTCTTGACGCACTTTAAGGGTCAATTGCTAATCCAACCTGGCCAACCACCACTTCAGAACCTCTAGAATGCCTGTGTTTGTCTGCCAACATCTCCGTGGTCCAGAATGGGAAGGATGGAGGACATAAGTGTGTTTACGATGACTCATCTATGCCCTGACAGGGAGATGCATTTAACCGGTATCATTAATAAACAGGGTgtggggagggaggggagggtggtggtggtggttatCAATCGGCTTTTGAACAAGGCAACAAGGCCCACCTTTCTTACGAGCCCTAAAATAACTCTGGCCAACCAAGAGCTATTGTCATTGTTTTGCGTCAGTGGGAAGTGTTACTTAAAACAAAGCCCTCTCCAACCAAAGCAGTCCACTTAGAGCCAAGGCTGAACTCTCATTCAGCCACATTGGCAGGAAGGTTAGATAACATGGGTGAAGATGTTCGCACGGAGACGTTCGTTCTAATAAATTAACCCTGCGAACAATGAAGCAGTCAAATAACGAAACAAAAAGGAAATCACTCTTACATTTAATTTTGGCCATTCGTTCAGGATATACCCACTGGGAGGACAAGTTGTCTCCATAAAAAAGGAAGAAGGCCCTTGTCTCTtgtacagagagagacattggcACAGATAACCTGCACTTCATGCGCAGaatgtaaaacaattaaaaaaaaaagtttcccaTGCTGACATGCTTCCTGTCACAAGCAATGCCAGAAACtttggcataaaaaaaacaaaacaaaaacaaaaccgaAAAAAACCTGAAATGCTTAAGCGAAGCAGAAACAAGGCgccaattaataaataatggcGTCATTTAATGGAACCCACTGTTCTGCTTAAAGGATATCCTTTGTTTAGCATAAGTGACTTCCACTTAAGGCTGTTGGAACTCCTCTTGGCTGAGACAGAAACTCACATGTTAGTAGTTTTGACAACTGAACAATGAATATTCTGACGTTCCCGACAGCTGTTTCTTCACGTCGGCCACCATTGTCTGAGATGAGCACTGTTATGACATGTTTAAGTTTCAAGGTGAGGGAGAGCATTTAAAGTGAAAGTACTGATGAGTGATATTCTTAGCCCTCTCTTGGATTGGACACCCCTGACAGTTGTAAAATCTATGCACCTTATAATCACTAGCTCTACTCAGTAATGAgtcgtatttattgtatttatcgCATTGTCTTCTTAGTTTAATGTCGTCACCTATGTCTTCACGTTGCACTTTTGCAGTCTGTCCTGTTCTGTACAGTTTTGTTCTCgttttgttccatgttgcacctTTTTGTTCTGGGAAAAATGCAATTTCGTTCctctgtgtacttgtacagatgCTGAActgacaataaaagccacttgactaTGTTTTGCACCGCAATTACAAGAGGCAGGACCTTCCTGGTAACTGGTGCACTGCGCTGCCTCGTTagactgttccatttgtgtgaccaaTAGTCTACGAAGAAGGTTAGGTTATTAGGTTTAATAGTAACCAATTGGATTGATTTTTCGTAAATGAAATATGTGATCTGAAAAAAGAATCATTTTGTCAAGTCTTGGACAAATGTATTATAAATCATCACTTGTAGAACTAATTGGTTTCACAAGCTgtacaattttatttttattttctatttttatatatttgtctctttcgctctctctatGCTTTATTGTATTATAACTTTactttttataaatgtatatatatatatatatatatatatatatatatatatatattgaaaagAGGCAGAGCAGGCCCAGGTGATGGGTATGTGTGGACTTCTGATTGTCTCCCAGAATAAGaactgaaaaaaaatctttagtgGCAAATTGAATACTGATTTAACatacaaaatatattttaacataCAAACTTTGGATCCTAAACACAAACCCAATGCTGAACTCTGCATATCAAGAACTGGTTATGCACACATCACTTTAAGTGTCTATAAGCTCAATTTGCACTACTGATTATATTTGGACTAACCATTCCCAGATTTTTAATCTGCTGCACTTTACTTTTTGTGTCATTTCATGGACCtctatacatataatatatactttataaGTACACTGCTGCATATGCCACTTCACTCctgatgtcaatgtcagggaccgcTATCTATTTATACAAATACGTACTCTTACATTACTAGTCAAATAAAGTGTCTGTTTTGTGtcaatgtttatttaaaatgtttgatgtttattttgttgcactgtgtgtctgagagttacgcagtttctgtgtgtgttctgtacaTATTGCAGTTGACAATAAAGCTAACTTTTGACTTTTGACTTTAATTAGACAATTAAAATATTTCTATGGGTCGCTTCGGTGTCTAAAATCGGCCAATAAAAGTTCTGCTGTTATTGGCCGATTTTAAAGTGGACAACCAACAAGTTTCATTTAGAGTCAAAATAAAAGGGTTGTAAAGGTTGTAAGGTTTAtgtcatgcctggtcaggcGTGGCAGTGAAAAAccaggaaacacttgcagggatagAACGATGCAAAACTTTAATAAGCACAGGTAGGGCAACACAAAACGGGGtttacaaacaagatgggataAACCAAGACAGCACCAACTAAGGgacaaaaccaacaaacaatACAAACTTGACCAATCAGGAAAAGTAAGGAGCTTGGGTATACTAGAAattaacaaaaccaaaacagcGCCTGGGTGCTACACAGGGCCGAGATATTAATAACAAAAAGCCACAAGCCGGGCTTGGACGTACACAAACAGAACAACAAAACACCATGAAGCAACGCTTCAGATAAGGACAGGGAGAAATAAACTTCCACACAAAGATGAAtagcaaaacaaaaccaaagagtcaagtcaagtcaagtcaagtgggttttattgtcatttcaactacatacagagaacacagtgaaacgaaacaacgttcctccagaaccatggtgcaacatagacagtgcatacaaaacacaagtgcaacacaaacaagtgcggacagacaatacaacacagtacagacagagaataataaataattgccggtagtgtgcaaattctgcagtgtgtataaatattgagtccagtggtGAGTGAGGtggtaaagttattagtgcaaatgctttgtgcaaaaaaatgcttcccattttatctggggcaGGGAAATAAGGACAAACAAAACACCAGGACACCCAGGGACGTAAGGGCTACGTGCTAACAAGCACAGTTAACAAAGAAaccaaacaataacaacaaaagcaggtttaCCTAAGACAAACAGAGCACAAGAGACGTGGCAAAGAAGGACACTACTTGAGCAGGCTGTGGAACCTAGGACATTTCAGTGAATTCATGGCAACCAGTTCATGAAGGCCTAAGGCTTTTGTAGCCACCGTCCCAAGTGTTGTGCAACGAGGGGGAAGCGGCTGCAGTGCGCATGCTCAGCTTGGCTCCTGACAGGGCTCATGGGCAGAGCCCTGGTATTGCCCCGCGGAAGAGCATGAGAACGAGGCCCTGACAGTTTAAAACCGCATCTGAGCTTTTTAACCCCAACCAAGTGACATACTTACTATGTAAACATAAAATAACACCAAATACCCAAACATTTAAACTGTCTTGTCATGTTAagaatgtaaaatattataACTTATATGTTTTAGTCCAAGTTGGGACCaaaatatttagtatatttttccCTACAACTGAACTGTGCAGGATTTACTGAATGAACCAAGGATGGTGAAGGGACCTTTGAATGTACCTGGAGTATAAAACATCCCAGGGTAAACACAGTACCTTCTCTCCACCCTTTCACAGGAAAGTCTTGGCACTTTTTTATTACTACCTCCTTCCGACCCTAATTGGTTACAAAACTCAGACCCCTGTTGCCTCCCTTGTGGCAGAAATTCTCTCTCCTCCTAAGGCTAATTACATTTCCTATTTTTGGCCCATTTAGGGCCCTGTGGTAAAGACATTAGAGGCCAAAACATTTCTCTTGTTCTCTTCTATAAATAAAAGGGGGAAGTTTCGCCACACAAAGGTTTTCAAATTCCAGCCTTTAGACAAGCAACTTACCCTTCCTTTAACTTTTGACATGAGGATTATGTAATCATAAAAATAACAACCCAATGACTAAAGTTACAGTATGATTACATGAGTTACCTGTTACATGCTGTAAAATGCAGTCAAATACAGTATTATGGTATTACCATGCTGATTTATTGCTGCGGGtgtatttactgtaaattactgtttacatattaaattaaattctatTAAGTGTGAATTAAAAGAGGCAGATCTTCTCTGGTCTGTAGAAGTTCTGGTAGTTTGGTGTGGATTTAATAAGTGTGTCTGTATCAATGACTTGTGACTATAACAATAGAAATTAATTGAGAAATTGAGAAATGAATTTGCAAGGTTATTGTCATTTCTAAACCATTTTATCagagcaatatatatatatatatatatatatatatatatatatatattttttttttttttttttttttgttttgttttgttttgttttgaataCACAACATGATTTTCTATAGTAATTATGTTGTGAAAAACGGATGGTTCTACCATACTGTACCAAATAACCTTTTCTTGTAGCTGCAGTTGACAACATTTGATACTAGGGATCCTACACTTTCTATTAATAGTCCCCTATAGAGATTGCTGCTTTAATAAGCAGAGTTGCCAGTAGATAAAATGCAGATAAAATGTACACAATTTTACTGTGGCTTATTATTGTAATGTACAACAGAGGGACAGCTCTGTACTTGTGTTAGACCCTCATGAATCATAGAATGGCAACATTGTGATTAACAAATCCTTCAAAACGTCTATGAAGGTCTGGGAGTTTCAAGGGTGACCAGTAATGAGAAAATAAGCCTTGCCAGGAGGTAGGCCTGAGCCATTTTTTGGATTGACTGGTTCTATACATGGATTTAATCATTTGTGGGCTCTAATCTTGTCATCAGCTTGACTCTGGAAAAACAGGCTTAATGTAGATGCCAACATTAACTAGAACTTGACCCTGTGAGCCTACCCCATCGACTCGTATGAAATATACCACATTCACTTCATTATTTCATGCAATTTAGATATTAGACAGACTCTCCTGTGTTACAGTCCACCTCAGGTATGTTTACAGATGTTCTGAATGTTCTGAATCAGTTGTATTGGTTACTGAGATCATTTTGGTAGTCATCTTAGTGTTACAAATTCTGACCCTCAGAGCTCCATACACTAAAATTAGTGACCAGTAAACTACACCAAAAATTCCCTATGTACTCTCTCTGTTACTGGTCTGCTTACACGCAGATGTGTCCTTATATAATAGCATGTCTATTTCACATCAATGCATACAGTATACCTGTCTACTTATGCCTAGATCTAAAACCAGTTTCTTCAAtgtagaaaaacacaaaaagatgGTAGACAATAGACAACAATCTTAACAATTaattaacataaataaacagtTCTTAAGCTTGGGCCACAAACAGGTATAGTGGCTGAAGAGCACAAGACCTAAACACATGCACAGGCACAGATCCTAGAAGGCAGGAAAAACATTAGGAACAGGGTGTGGAAGAACACTAGAGTTCATACATTCATCATATTGTGTGTGAACACTGCAGGCTGATGGAGGTGGTGTCCGATAGGATATCGCTGCAACACTTGATAAAAATGTTGGAATGTTTGAAGGCCACGGCTTATCTTCACATCATTGTAATCAGAATGACTTCAGGTTAGCAGTGAATGCAGACCTACTGTATTGATTGAATTTTAATATCCATCGCAATTGGTttcttcagtcatttttacCTGCACCAGATTGCGGCCTCTGAAGAGTCGGGTAAACATTAGGCTACACTTTGGAGATATTTCAGGTGATTGAATACAGTGGAGGAAAACTAAACAGAACAGAGCATCGCTGCATGGGTTCAACAGAGCATCATGCTAGTGTAATTAACTCTGCCTGTCAGATATAACATCTTATCACACTGATTATGTGGAGTATAAGTAGAGCTTGTGGAGTTTGTGGAGACATTCATAAAAAAACTCTTTCCCTAAACTTCTACCTGCCTtgatcacatatatatatatatttgggatATGTAAACCCTCAAACCAAATGACAGAATGGTTTCAAATAATTAGGTGATCTGGAGTTCATGCTGGTAGAGAATGAACAGCCTTGAAATATTCCTGAGAAGGCTGTAAAGTAGGAGTTTACAGTAATACTGTACACACTCCCAACATGATGACATACTTTAGAGTTTACTAAATTACTGTATCTGCTCGCTAGACAGGAAGTCCACTGCAGCCTGTGTCCAAACCAGCCCCTGGGGGCCTATCTTCTTAATAACCTCAATGAGAGGAAGCAGACAAGTCTGTGATTGtcctgaaaacaaaaacaaaaaaaagaaaaaaaagtgaaaaaaaaagacttacAGAAATAGCACGTCTGACAAACACAGACTGTGGTTAGTAGTTATTGCTCATGTGGAATTTTTgcccacacacagacatacacacccTTAATATTCAGAAGTTGGCCATCTGCCTAAAGAGAACGCTCTCCGTTGTACTGAACTCCAATCCAGCCTACACAGTCATTACAGCACAAGCTTGAATTGTTCCGGTTATTGAGGTATATTAAAGAAAATGCAAAGCGTTAACAGTAACACATTACATGTTCGGGATTATGCATTTACAATTTATGGAATTTTTCACTCAGTAGTCCACATAGTCATTTATGGAAACTAAATGAAAACAGCATCttggcaccatggctaatgccagttatgggctagagggggcattgagctgtggagtagtggaactctGTTTTCTgcaataatggtgctccatccaatacttttgggatgagttgagggttggggatgaggtgggatggtgatcatccaacatcatgacctaactaacgctgttgttgctgaatgcaatcaaatcctcactgtaATGTTATCAAAGCTATCTAGTAaaaagtctttcctggacagtacagacagttactccaacaaaaccaggataaactctttttttaaaacccttgatttcagaagaaacaatgaaagagcaggtgtccagatacttttgtccatatagtgtatctgttcATTTAATCTACAGCAGTTTACTGCCACCATTCACACTGAAATAAAGGAGTGATTCAGTCTACACTACTTTTTGAATGAGACTCAAAACAGgacagccagtctaaacagagctaatttacatatattagaCACAGTAACAACAACTGTGTAACTCTTTCATAAGTCCCACCCGTGGGATCCAAACATTCAGCTTTGAGAGTGATGCAGCGATCAGCTTTAGTTTTACGGATTCATCAAATGTGTCAACAAATTAGTTTTTCTACAACATACAATCCATCCTTAAAATGCGGGAATTCACACCTTAAAATATGCAGAAGTCACAGAAAAGGAACTCATTCTAGGCTGACCATTACAGGTAGCCAGAACTTCCTTGCAAAAGATATAATTGTAAGGAATAAAGAAACGTAGCAAAATGGCCAATGGCCATCAAATTAAACCTTTTAAATGAGAGATTCTTGTGATTTCACAGAATGAAATCAGTTTGaatattttctttaatttttttttttacaaaatgttttCTTAGTGTTTCTGGGAGGGTAATTTCCAGTACTATAAATAAACCATGTTTTCACAATTACTATATATgttatttacagttttatttacaaaaaaacaagaatcaAGGAAACTGAATCTTACTTGAGAGTATTTTACTGGTCACTGTCATGGTCATGTCAGCACCATGTGAATTTCACTGCCAGTTGCTAGAGGTCACTGTCTCCTGGATACTGATTTGTTTTTATGGCTACAATAAAATAATCTGATCTAAAATAATCTGATCTGTTCAGATTATAATGTAGCGCGACAAACTGAAAACATACAAATAGTAGTTTGCATAGTCTGGAAAtactaaaaaatgtaaaagaccaaaaaaaaaaaaaaaaaaaaaatatatatatatatatatatatatatatataaaatatattttcaaagaaataaaaaaacaatataaaaagaaaTTTCAATAAAAATGTGCATTCAAATGTAGAAAATATTTAAATGCTAAAAAGCCAAGTGACTCTCTCACaggaactgtggaagtcaagCCAAGCCAGGAACAATGTTGGGGAGGACTGCTAATATGCAGACAACACAGGCTAATCACAACTCCCCATAGTCCTGTATGAAAGCTTAAGAGGGTGgggcactgttccactgtgtaGCGTtggttgcaaaaaaaaaaatatataaaaaaaaaataaataaataaaaaaatcgcCAAATGTGCTGAACATTGGAAGAGTCAAAGAAGGAAACCTTACCTTACTGTGTCAAtttatgctgtttttatttcttttttttttttttttttacctgtgaAAGACCACACACAGCTCAGTGGCACAACAGGTATAGCTTCATATGCTATAGGTCATTGCTTTTGCTAACACTTACTTTAAagtgatgttgcagaataatgaTCAGTAATCAAACCACAAAATCCTTTACCACCAAAGTACAGTGTATGTGATTGGGGTTGTAGGCGTTACACAGCCAGAAAAGCATGCAGGCGTCAGTCAGACCCAAAAAcgtttatgtttattaaataaatagaaaactTTAACATAAAAGCATACCTTACAACTAACACATTCTACAGAGCACACATGAAATCTACAGTATTTACATTACCTACCCACTGACACTAAGGCATTTCTAAAACTCAAACCTTTGGAACATTCAATAAATGCTATTTTGTGTATTGGTATATTTACCAATGGCtgtatgcagaaacaaaagcctGTGTAGAGTGCACTTATTAGCCTTCTGATTTGTAcctcattttgtttttttattcagacTGGTCTACTTCATTCGATCCCTCCAGTTATcctcttaaaaaaaacacataataataaaaaatgaaaaaatctcAAAAGTTATGGATCAGCATCCTCACCCATTACAAACTGTTACGGGTCACTGAAATGCTCATTGTCCATAGCACGTTTTACACTTTGAAATACTTGGTTTTACAGGGGCTTTATGACCACAGGGAATCCATTAATTGCAGTGATCAATTCATTGTAACATATTAATATAACCAGCTGTAACAGATAATTTCCTTTCACACTAAGGAGTGTGTTCAGTAGTACAATTCATATCTGTATTTGTTCCTTTTATGCAGAAACTTTGCATCTTAaatttttcctgtttttccaCTATTTATATAATGTAAACTTGGCATTTGATTACATTTGTCACAACTTCATAATGAGcaaaccaatggaaatgctccaaagtgacttggaatacatttttttaacactgactttcattgaaagggAATTGAATTTCTTTGCC
This sequence is a window from Salminus brasiliensis chromosome 18, fSalBra1.hap2, whole genome shotgun sequence. Protein-coding genes within it:
- the plvapa gene encoding plasmalemma vesicle associated protein a, which translates into the protein MYNSGYSQAKMGLTAKNLRRSKSKSCGYYMRIVLFFSSLIQSLIIVSLVLFLVYGEPQQTVEEKRIQELEQSYSRLSLENVALRAKEKNLTLQLNITLIAKRYSDNNVTVLRKLANTSSITINGLRMKWAECEAARKSIVQPPSPRMICALPTNDRYLEHRLQQAQELQKLLRANFTEQMLITKHELESAQKDRIRYQLEGIEIRREKSFLEERLEMYEKKCKEDFIKSLQGIPDVTKEFLKRVDDLFSKHISFQLTCDKQSIQLENIRANCSSLSTEVENKLQAYLDRVGSQITATVGANAKCMTENKRLSEDATWCIRNRTGIMEENKKVLKKTQQNNDKELERLLLDISKLNANRILLENALSVKGIEIKMLTDKVNDLNASLAVCKVGPFSGAASNPFYGSSFGTGMSSNTGSGTSMFGRTTGSSGGSSTGFGFPRPGPANTLTSGAGGTGHGSTGLSQPNSGWPAIGSTGTAGMSGLGSTGTGIGGLGRAGSSSTAFGGVGSSGSSIGRTSLGSTGQVGAGFGSAGSSGTTLSRQGTGGTGLGTFGSNSVGASPYGAGRTSSGSDLSAQINQHLKELHQFAKTE